Within the Vibrio tasmaniensis genome, the region GAAGAGATGGCAAATGAAGACGACGCAGAAATGCGTGAAATGGCTCAAGAAGAAATCAAAGATGCGAAAGCGAACATTGAACGTCTGACTGATGAGCTACAGATTCTTCTGATTCCAAAAGATCCAAACGATGAGCGTAACTGTTTCCTTGAAATCCGTGCAGGCGCGGGTGGTGATGAAGCGGGTATCTTCGCAGGCAACTTATTCCGTATGTACTCTAAGTTTGCAGAGAAGAAAGGCTGGCGCGTTGAAATCATGAGCAGTAATGCTTCTGAACAAGGTGGCTACAAAGAGATGATCGCTAAAGTTAGTGGCGACGCTGTTTACGGCACAATGAAGTTTGAGTCTGGCGGTCACCGTGTACAACGTGTACCTGAAACTGAATCTCAAGGCCGTGTTCATACATCAGCATGTACTGTTGCGGTTATGCCTGAGATTCCAGAAGCGGATCTGCCAGAGATCAAAGCTGGCGATCTTAAGATCGATACTTTCCGTGCATCAGGCGCGGGTGGTCAGCACGTTAACACTACGGATTCTGCAATCCGTATTACTCACTTACCAACGGGTACAGTAGTAGAGTGTCAAGACGAGCGTTCTCAGCATAAAAACAAAGCGAAAGCTATGGCTGTTCTTGCTGCTCGTATTGTTCAAGCAGAAGAAGAGCGCCGCGCGGCAGCTGTTTCTGACACACGTCGTAACCTACTAGGTTCTGGTGACCGTAGTGACCGT harbors:
- the prfA gene encoding peptide chain release factor 1 — protein: MKASILIKLETLVERYEEVQHLLGDPDVLGNQDKFRALSKEYSQLEEVTGCFKSYQQAQEDLEAAEEMANEDDAEMREMAQEEIKDAKANIERLTDELQILLIPKDPNDERNCFLEIRAGAGGDEAGIFAGNLFRMYSKFAEKKGWRVEIMSSNASEQGGYKEMIAKVSGDAVYGTMKFESGGHRVQRVPETESQGRVHTSACTVAVMPEIPEADLPEIKAGDLKIDTFRASGAGGQHVNTTDSAIRITHLPTGTVVECQDERSQHKNKAKAMAVLAARIVQAEEERRAAAVSDTRRNLLGSGDRSDRIRTYNYPQGRVSDHRINLTIYRLNEVLEGDMQSLLDPVLQEHQADQLAALAEHN